The Tenacibaculum jejuense genome includes a window with the following:
- a CDS encoding DUF4249 domain-containing protein, whose amino-acid sequence MKKSIYILFITISTIFSSCTDVVDVDVPNGGPRLVVEASINWEKGTPGNEQTIKLSTSTAFFDSNPNVPVIGATVTVTKENDGTQFTFADQNNGEYSTTNFVPEIGAVYNLNIVYNGETYTASETLVGFTEINSVTQEDGFNEDEFRVRVLFDDPADEVNYYLGEFVQENLAVPSLASVRDEFVNGNEAFVLHFDEKNVSGTEIDIKVFGISEDFYFYIEQLIQLSGTQGGGGPFQTTPAQLKGNCVNVNDPSEEVLGYFRLSQFERTNYTIQ is encoded by the coding sequence ATGAAAAAATCAATTTATATCTTGTTTATAACAATCAGTACTATTTTTTCATCTTGTACTGATGTTGTTGATGTTGATGTTCCTAACGGTGGACCACGTTTAGTTGTTGAGGCTTCTATTAATTGGGAAAAAGGAACTCCAGGAAATGAACAAACTATTAAATTAAGTACTTCTACTGCATTTTTTGATAGTAATCCTAACGTCCCAGTAATTGGAGCTACAGTAACAGTTACTAAAGAAAATGATGGTACTCAATTTACTTTTGCAGATCAAAATAATGGAGAATACTCAACTACAAACTTTGTTCCTGAAATTGGCGCTGTTTATAATTTAAATATAGTTTATAATGGAGAAACTTATACTGCTTCGGAAACATTAGTTGGTTTTACAGAAATCAATAGTGTTACTCAAGAAGACGGTTTTAATGAAGATGAATTTAGAGTTCGTGTACTTTTTGACGATCCTGCGGATGAAGTAAACTATTATTTAGGAGAGTTTGTACAAGAAAACTTAGCTGTTCCTTCTTTAGCTTCTGTGCGAGATGAATTTGTAAATGGTAATGAGGCTTTTGTTTTACATTTTGATGAAAAAAATGTTTCGGGAACAGAAATCGACATTAAAGTATTTGGTATTTCAGAAGATTTCTACTTTTACATTGAACAATTAATCCAATTATCAGGAACTCAAGGTGGTGGTGGACCATTTCAAACTACTCCTGCGCAATTGAAAGGAAATTGTGTTAATGTTAATGACCCTAGTGAAGAAGTCTTAGGTTATTTTCGTTTAAGTCAGTTTGAAAGAACGAATTATACGATTCAATAA